A region of Streptomyces halobius DNA encodes the following proteins:
- a CDS encoding metal-sensitive transcriptional regulator, giving the protein MTTTDADTTGGTGSAAPCHTPQPKTDPHDDTRTVTGTAADHPAAAPARGVHGYAKQKDAHLKRLRRIEGQIRGLQRMLEEDVYCIDILTQVSASTKGLQSFGLQLLEEHLRHCVADAASQGPEAIDAKVQEATKAIERMLRT; this is encoded by the coding sequence ATGACGACCACGGACGCCGACACCACCGGCGGCACCGGCTCCGCCGCACCCTGCCACACCCCGCAGCCGAAAACCGACCCCCACGACGACACCCGAACTGTGACCGGAACCGCGGCCGACCACCCGGCGGCCGCCCCCGCGCGCGGCGTCCACGGCTACGCAAAGCAGAAGGACGCTCACCTCAAGCGACTGCGTCGCATCGAGGGTCAGATCCGCGGCCTCCAGCGGATGCTCGAAGAGGACGTCTACTGCATCGACATCCTCACCCAGGTCTCGGCGAGCACAAAGGGCCTGCAGTCCTTCGGCCTTCAGCTCCTGGAGGAGCATCTGCGGCACTGCGTCGCCGACGCCGCGTCCCAGGGCCCCGAGGCCATCGACGCCAAGGTCCAGGAGGCGACCAAGGCGATCGAGCGGATGCTGCGGACCTGA